A window of Sphingobacterium kitahiroshimense genomic DNA:
TCGTTGCCTAATAACAGCATTACCTCGATCATCGGTCCTTCTGGTTGTGGGAAAACGACGTTACTGAAAACCTTAAACCGACTTATTGATGATACGAAAGGAGTTCAGGTTTCAGGCTCTGTATTTGTCAATGGCGAAGATATATATGCCCCAAATGCCGAAGTAACACATATTCGAAAAAAAATGGGCTTACTTTCTCAAAAACCATTTCCGTTGCCGATGTCGATATATGACAATGTCGCTTATGGCCCTCGCATCCATGGGACAAGAGGAAAAAAGGAATTAAATGAGATCGTAGAAACACAGTTGAAGAATGTCGGACTTTGGGAAGAGGTGAAAGATCGGCTGGATCAATCCGCGACACGACTTTCCATTGGGCAGCAGCAGCGCCTATGCCTGGCACGTGGGCTGGCCGTCAAGCCTGAGATTATATTAGGCGATGAATCAACCTCTGCATTAGATCCAATATCGACGCAGACGATCGAAAATCTACTTATTGAACTCAAGAAAGATTATACCATTGTGTTGGTTACGCATATTCTGAGACAAGCACGCCGTGTTTCTGATTATATCATTTTTGTTTATGGCGGCGAAATTCTTGAATTTGGAAAAACAGAAGAAGTACTGTTAAATCCCAAACATGAAATTACACGTCAGTATGTAAAAGGCTTTATTTCATGATAAAACGCTTTGCATGTAATTTTTAAATAAATTATTTATATTTTTATATGATATGAAACAATTCAATTTGTCTATGAAAAGTAAATTAGCCACAATCCTGATTAGTTCTTTCGCATTATATTCTTGTTCTAACGGTACTACAGGTGCTGAAACGAACAATAATACAGTAGATAGTATATATCCTGCTGTAGAAACGAATGCGGCAAATACAAAATATAAACCTGCCTTTGAAGGCCAGACCCGTATCGCCGGTGTAAAAACCACTACACCATTTGAAGGAGTTGTACTCAATACAACATTGAAGTCTCCTTGGGGAATTGCGTCTTTGCCGGACGGACGTTTACTCATTACCGAAAAAGAAGGAACCTTTAGAATAGCAACTGCTGACGGTAAAGTTTCTGAACCGATAACAGGTCTACCTAAAGTGGATACAGATGGTCAAGGTGGTTTATTGGGACTAACGATAGATCCTAATTTTGAAACAAACCGAATGATCTATTTTGTTTTTTCTGAGCCAAGTGCTGAAGGAAACCTAACAGCCGTCGGTAAAGGAAAATTAGCCGCAGATGAGAAGACAGTTGAAAATGTCGCAGTTATTTACCGCGCTACACCAAAGTACAAAGGTAAACTACATTATGGTGGGCGTATCCTATTTGATAAATCAGGCAATTTAATTGTAAGTACGGGTGAACGTTCAGATTTAGCCACCAGACCTCAGGCACAAGATCTAAAATCAGGATTAGGCAAGATTGTTAGAATAACAACAGATGGCGCTCCAGCAGCGGGTAATCCGTTTGCAGGGAAAGCAGATGTAAGACCAGAAATTTACAGTTATGGACATAGAAATGTTCAAGGATTGGCACTTCATCCTGAAACGGGCGATTTATGGGAGACAGAATTTGGTCCTCGCGGTGGAGATGAACTAAACCGTATCGAGCCTGGCAAAAACTACGGCTGGCCAATCATTACTTACGGTTTAGAATACAGTGGTGAAAAAATTGGAGAACCTATCCAACAAAAAGAAGGATTAGAGCAACCGGTTTATTACTGGGATCCCGTATTATCACCTAGCGGTATTACATTCTATACAGGAGATGCCATTCCTGAATGGAAAAACAATCTATTCATCAGTGGACTAAGCAGTACGCATATTGCCCGTCTAGTTATTAAAGATAATAAAGTCGTAGGCGAAGAAAGGTTATTAGCAAAAGAAGGACAACGCTTCAGAGATATCACACAAGGTAAAGATGGAGCGCTTTATGCCATTACAGATTTAGGACGTCTTTACAAAATTGACAAAAAGAAATAACAATTTCGATTGTAAAAAACAGCTAAAGGTAACCAGAAAGGTTACCTTTTTTTATGTATGTGTATTAATAAAAAAAGATTGTATGACAAAACACGTTCTAATCAGAATAGTCGCATTGATCATTCTTTTATTTATGGCCATTCCCATCGGTTTGTCCCAGTTAGATCCAAATAGACGTTGCGGTACAGCCGATAGCTTAGCTATAATTTTTTATATGGGAATCTTTTTGCTGCTATGGATTATCTATTTAATAGTAGAATCTGTTTTCTTATACCGTAAAAACGAAATTCCAAAATTCAGATTCAATATTATTGCCGCTCTAATTATCCCTCTTTTTATATTGATCTCTTTTTTATTTAATTTACTTGATTAAGAGAGCAATTCCATACTGTATAAGTCAAAATCTTTCGCCCAATAATCTTTTACAATCTGGTTTAAAACAAAGCCATTTTTCTGATAAAATAGATAAGTACGTTGCGAAGTACGGACAATGATGCGGTCGATCGTTTTCAGCTCTTTTAAAATTGCTATACGGTGTTCCAGCAACTTTTTGCCATATCCCTTACCCTGTTCTGCAGGAAGGACCATATCCCAACAGATTACAGCCCTATGCTCTTCCAGCTCAACGGTAATGCCACTGCATGCCACCACTCTATTGTCTACTTCAAGAACAAAAAACTGCTGCATCTCGAAATCCAGATAATACTTCAAATCCTCTTTTTCATCCTGAGCAAAGTAAGCTGGAATATTTTCTTGCATAATATTGAGTACGACATCCCGATCCCGTAGCTCATAAGCCCTAATTAAAACCATATCGCCATTATTTTTGGAACAAAAATGAACATTGCTATAACCACAGAAACGATCGCTGCTGTTAATACTGCGGCAGCTGCTAGATCTTTCGCTTTTTTTACAAAATCATTCTTTTCCTGACAAACCAGATCCGCAAGATTTTCAATAGCG
This region includes:
- a CDS encoding phosphate ABC transporter ATP-binding protein encodes the protein MHAHPIIETEQTQIVRPAIQPHIQIQDLNIHIDGHHILKNINLSLPNNSITSIIGPSGCGKTTLLKTLNRLIDDTKGVQVSGSVFVNGEDIYAPNAEVTHIRKKMGLLSQKPFPLPMSIYDNVAYGPRIHGTRGKKELNEIVETQLKNVGLWEEVKDRLDQSATRLSIGQQQRLCLARGLAVKPEIILGDESTSALDPISTQTIENLLIELKKDYTIVLVTHILRQARRVSDYIIFVYGGEILEFGKTEEVLLNPKHEITRQYVKGFIS
- a CDS encoding PQQ-dependent sugar dehydrogenase — protein: MKSKLATILISSFALYSCSNGTTGAETNNNTVDSIYPAVETNAANTKYKPAFEGQTRIAGVKTTTPFEGVVLNTTLKSPWGIASLPDGRLLITEKEGTFRIATADGKVSEPITGLPKVDTDGQGGLLGLTIDPNFETNRMIYFVFSEPSAEGNLTAVGKGKLAADEKTVENVAVIYRATPKYKGKLHYGGRILFDKSGNLIVSTGERSDLATRPQAQDLKSGLGKIVRITTDGAPAAGNPFAGKADVRPEIYSYGHRNVQGLALHPETGDLWETEFGPRGGDELNRIEPGKNYGWPIITYGLEYSGEKIGEPIQQKEGLEQPVYYWDPVLSPSGITFYTGDAIPEWKNNLFISGLSSTHIARLVIKDNKVVGEERLLAKEGQRFRDITQGKDGALYAITDLGRLYKIDKKK
- a CDS encoding GNAT family N-acetyltransferase; translation: MVLIRAYELRDRDVVLNIMQENIPAYFAQDEKEDLKYYLDFEMQQFFVLEVDNRVVACSGITVELEEHRAVICWDMVLPAEQGKGYGKKLLEHRIAILKELKTIDRIIVRTSQRTYLFYQKNGFVLNQIVKDYWAKDFDLYSMELLS